The Plasmodium brasilianum strain Bolivian I chromosome 14, whole genome shotgun sequence genome contains a region encoding:
- a CDS encoding hypothetical protein (conserved Plasmodium protein) has translation MNSRFYCIIFYALSLIVYVIIIYSINNYERYNIPSERLRSSSNFVQNVYKNGNNMNNVEVEKKFNSNICINLLIVTACSNKETIDSFGVRLKEFIDEQVNANNKEKLTSHRLFDIKDLFFINSHLINKDIIKNAENGKYSDICEKILLSKNKVHEFISNTYYIYLNENTKEEEQDLSFTLSTTNIIEIYYNKFEQDEKKEKEIEKEIEKEINKEIEKEIKKERNKEIEKEIKKERNKEIENEIKKEINKEINKEIKKEIKKEINKEINKKKKKEINKKKKKKKKIMNTSSLYNEQNYKIKKYDTGQNQWKYGYKNNDSGLSKNLDCMDQEEQNKEGKNGSSNKNGKTFMNGVNPPVFIASWDFYNNFYYPYMRNFIEKLLNIFQINIYEQIISNIDLFKISERDDVYIKKEKKTDERNNTRLILLDRVTKFTNIFDEVMFDNILKKPTYEIPKNINLISIFPNGQEIYFYNNLNEKIETAVSFMEWGVIYINNFFNRLNNIDKRKKIIDVSGQSHIISGIFVSNIRGFLGLCANFPDCVHNIFNSDTYQIEYVKTYSRDNESSFSYIITTYDGFSFSFIYDIPLKSGISDYETLVLAREAYTYYIVEALNNVQKFVDISNMSIYIRIPLHTRDVYNNILNNIDCSLDYMTGKKCRVHHIDRAVEKSFHSHLKDNGDGTNNSVMRKREIYFKAAVTLAQSAYQDSLQLLKDDTISIYDILSKDFLLASVLPILIPYIIPVTIALCRELFKGFKKKKMKSD, from the exons atgAATTCAAGATTTTATTGCATCATATTTTATGCATTGTCCCTTATTGTATATgtgataattatatattctataaataattatgaaaggTATAATATTCCATCTGAAAGGTTAAGAAGTTCCAGTAATTTTGTCCAAAATGTGTACAAAAATGGGAATAACATGAATAATGTTGaggtggaaaaaaaatttaactcCAATATATGCATTAATTTACTAATCGTTACTGCGTGTAGTAACAAGGAAACAATTGACTCATTTGGGGTTAGACTAAAAGAATTTATTGATGAACAAGTTAAtgcaaataataaagaaaagctAACTTCACACAGattatttgatataaaagatcttttttttattaattcacatttaattaataaggatataattaaaaatgcggaaaatggaaaatattcTGATATTTgcgaaaaaatattgttgtcaaaaaataaagttcaTGAATTTATTAGCAATacgtattatatttatttaaatgaaaacacGAAAGAAGAAGAACAGGACTTATCTTTTACCTTATCAACAACGAATATTAttgaaatttattataataaatttgaacaggatgaaaaaaaagaaaaagaaatagagaAAGAAATAGAGaaggaaataaataaagaaatagagaaagaaataaagaaagaaagaaataaagaaatagagaaagaaataaagaaagaaagaaataaagaaatagagaacgaaataaagaaagaaataaataaagaaataaataaagaaataaagaaagaaataaagaaagaaataaataaagaaataaataaaaaaaaaaaaaaagaaataaataaaaaaaaaaaaaaaaaaaaaaaaattatgaaca ctAGTAGCCTTTATAATGAgcaaaattacaaaataaaaaaatatgatactGGACAAAATCAGTGGAAATATGGCTATAAAAACAACGATTCTGGATTGAGTAAAAATTTAGATTGTATGGATCAGGAAgagcaaaataaagaaggaaaaaatggaagcagtaataaaaatggtaaaactTTTATGAATGGTGTAAACCCCCCTGTTTTCATTGCTTCTTGggatttttacaataatttttattatccatATATGAgaaattttattgaaaaactattaaacatatttcaaattaatatttatgaacaaaTCATAAGCAATATagatctttttaaaatatcagaAAGAGATGAtgtatatatcaaaaaagaaaagaagaccGACGAACGGAATAATACCAGGTTGATATTATTAGACAGAGTaacaaaatttacaaatatatttgatgAAGTAATGTttgataatattttgaaaaaaccCACATATGAAAttccaaaaaatattaacttaATATCCATATTTCCTAATGGTCaggaaatttatttttataacaatttaaacgaaaaaatagaaacGGCTGTTTCATTTATGGAATGGggtgttatatatataaacaatttttttaatcgtttgaataatattgataagagaaaaaaaattattgacgTATCAGGTCAGTCCCATATAATTAGTGGGATTTTTGTTTCTAATATAAGAGGATTTTTAGGGTTATGTGCAAATTTTCCTGACTGTGtccataatatttttaattcggATACATATCAAATTGAATATGTAAAAACTTATTCAAGAGATAATGAGAGCtcattttcttatataattacTACCTATGATGGtttctctttttcctttatttatgATATTCCCTTGAAAAGTGGAATATCCGACTATGAAACATTAGTATTAGCAAGGGAAGCGTATACATATTACATAGTAGAAGCCTTAAACAATGTACAAAAATTTGTCGATATATCAaatatgagtatatatataagaattcCATTGCACACACGTGACGTGTATAacaacattttaaataatattgacTGTAGCTTAGACTATATGACTGGGAAGAAGTGTAGGGTACATCATATAGATAGAGCAGTTGAAAAAAGTTTTCATTCGCATTTGAAAGATAACGGCGATGGTACTAATAACAGTGTAATGCGCAAAAGGGAAATATACTTTAAGGCGGCAGTAACATTAGCTCAGTCCGCTTATCAGGACTCACTGCAG cTTCTAAAGGACGACACAATTTCTATATATGATATCCTGTCAAAAGATTTTTTATTAGCATCTGTTCTTCCAATACTTATTCCGTATATAATTCCAGTAACAATTGCCCTATGCAG AGAGCTCTTCAaaggatttaaaaaaaaaaaaatgaagtcAGATTGA
- a CDS encoding hypothetical protein (conserved Plasmodium protein): MNKTFRNFLRILNVQEKTTLDRNVLNELKNWGKGKTLKNDEILNEYVTYRHVLNDYTNILHECKAQQRDEKKEKKIEDVANYVGAFKNYKIRNMKYFNLLVDLSI; the protein is encoded by the exons atgaacaaaacgTTCAGGAATTTTTTACGAATTCTGAACGTTCAGGAAAAAACTACGTTGGACAGAAATGTTTTGAACGAACTGAAAAATTGGGGAAAGGGgaaaactttaaaaaatgatgaaatacTAAATGAGTATGTAACTTACAGGCATGTGTTAAATGACTACACGAATATTTTACACGAGTGTAAAGCACAACAGAGGGAtgaaaagaaggaaaaaaaaattgaagacGTTGCAAACTACGTTGG agcttttaaaaattacaaaatacgaaatatgaaatattttaatttgctTGTGGATTTGTCCATTTGA
- a CDS encoding 26S protease regulatory subunit 8: MAAVDMQIRSGELSEGTKKENNKNNGNKNEEEVQSGIKTYYEMKIEEYESIINKKLQNKKRLEAQRNELNTRVRELCDEIQYLLEAASYVGEIVKPMGKNKVLVKINPEGKYVVDIAHHINISQCTPNTRVALYNDSYKLHKILPSKVDPLVSLMKVEKVPDSTYEMVGGLDQQVKEVKEVIELPVKHPEIFESLGISQPKGVLLYGPPGTGKTLLARAVAHHTDCTFIRVSGSELVQKYIGEGSRMVRELFVMAREHAPSIIFMDEIDSIGSQRIEGEHGDSEVQRTMMELLNQLDGFESTQNIKVIMCTNRIDILDEALLRPGRIDRKIEFPNPNVEARIEILKIHSRKMNLMRGIDMVKIATDMNNCSGAEVKAVCTEAGMFALRERRVHVTQEDFEMAVAKVMKQDAEKNFTLRKLWK; the protein is encoded by the coding sequence ATGGCAGCAGTTGATATGCAAATAAGATCAGGTGAGTTATCAGAAGGAACGAAAAAAgagaacaataaaaataatgggAACAAAAACGAGGAGGAAGTTCAGTCGGGCATTAAAACGTACTACGAAATGAAAATAGAAGAATATGAatctataataaataaaaaattacaaaataaaaaaagattagaAGCACAAAGAAATGAGTTAAATACAAGAGTTCGAGAACTGTGTGATGAAATTCAATATTTACTAGAAGCTGCATCATATGTAGGTGAGATAGTAAAACCgatgggaaaaaataaagtacttgtaaaaattaatccTGAGGGTAAATATGTTGTTGATATTGCTCATCATATTAACATTTCTCAGTGCACACCAAATACTAGAGTAGCATTATATAATGACTCttataaattacataaaatattaccaAGTAAGGTAGATCCACTAGTCTCTTTAATGAAAGTTGAAAAAGTACCTGACTCGACATATGAAATGGTAGGTGGTTTAGATCAACAAgtaaaagaagtaaaagaaGTGATTGAATTACCTGTTAAACATCCAGAAATATTTGAATCTTTAGGTATATCTCAACCCAAAggtgttttattatatggtCCTCCAGGTACTGGAAAGACATTACTAGCTAGAGCTGTTGCTCATCATACAGATTGTACATTTATTAGAGTATCGGGTTCTGAACTTGTTCAGAAATATATTGGAGAGGGTTCACGTATGGTAAGGGAATTATTTGTAATGGCAAGGGAACATGCACCatccataatttttatggATGAAATAGATTCCATTGGTAGTCAGAGGATTGAAGGAGAGCATGGTGATTCAGAAGTACAAAGAACAATGATGGAGTTATTAAATCAGTTAGATGGTTTTGAATCAACtcaaaatattaaagttATTATGTGCACAAATCGAATTGATATCCTTGATGAAGCTTTATTAAGACCTGGACGAATTGACAGAAAAATTGAATTTCCAAATCCTAATGTTGAGGCACGTATAGAAATTCTAAAAATTCATAGTAGAAAAATGAACCTAATGAGAGGAATTGATATGGTAAAAATTGCTACAGATATGAATAATTGCTCAGGAGCAGAAGTAAAAGCAGTATGTACAGAAGCTGGGATGTTTGCCTTAAGAGAGAGAAGAGTCCATGTAACGCAGGAGGATTTTGAAATGGCTGTAGCGAAGGTTATGAAGCAGGACgcagaaaaaaatttcaccTTAAGGAAattatggaaataa
- a CDS encoding hypothetical protein (conserved Plasmodium protein), whose protein sequence is MNKQIISLIINGKLAEKKNMNKYIIKNNLEKVILNFSLYSKIVSKNELLKNIILYTKIVHLKYFHLDYLYKYVIGPLLKQRKLDLPLLPNIIHTYKKNDKCNYILKEINNYIVDNLRKRKLHVQDDLNNWVSILQVLSSKKKNINFVPLLKYFFIKNEVKYEEGNINNIIAENRRRNISMDCSFCDYNKCYHNRRVLTLPDNDIDYKTFELLSPRSFGILFNTLAKVKIQCNNDFFLNTFFYQKTKQMLPSFNNIDLCLIVDAFYTFQFTNKNLLKYIEEEILKRITAFDLLQLSIIFYNLSKFWNDGDIKNELFAVLFMKKVKKYLNLYLLYNLDEKYILYTKNKKSLIEILPMFFLAYVKKVHAVFPYYFSFSKFLMLQFLFLNKHILFLKKNCFFKNYHHRQGKLYKYDTDDQPNFSYTLSNINRTISNLIYSFIGYFYNILTLPYKKEHNILFVRHFFLTLNNIYQLLYFFNLFYHNRLTITKDEKFIIPLHKSQLLIFLYTYLNFILDLYSYLYLNNAIRRKFSDILTVHAKENNKNGNILNDSFYFVKLKYIKKIFFLLTILENVDLNTIMKESLEGNSKYVSLIYEDIQNIINNSNTYSHNTSIYFNRQIIGPYTISVLCR, encoded by the coding sequence ATGAATAAACAGATAATTAGCCTAATTATTAATGGCAAATtggcagaaaaaaaaaacatgaacaaatacataattaaaaacaatttgGAAAAGGTTATACTAAATTTTAGCTTGTACTCAAAAATTGTAAGTAAAAATGAgttattgaaaaatattattctgtaCACAAAAATTGTTCATCTGAAATATTTTCATCTGGACTACTTGTACAAATATGTTATAGGACCTCTGCTAAAACAAAGGAAATTAGATCTACCACTTTTACCGAACattattcatacatataaaaaaaatgacaaatgtaattacattttaaaagaaataaataattacattgTTGATAATTtacgaaaaagaaaattgcATGTGCAAGATGACTTAAATAATTGGGTTAGCATTTTACAAGTATTATcttcaaagaaaaaaaatataaattttgttcctttattgaaatatttttttatcaaaaatgaGGTCAAATATGAAGagggaaatataaataatataatagcaGAGAACAGGAGAAGAAACATTTCCATGGATTGTTCATTTTGTGATTATAATAAATGCTACCATAACAGGCGCGTACTCACCTTACCAGATAATGATATAGATTATAAAACTTTCGAATTACTATCTCCTAGGTCATTCggcatattatttaatacattGGCAAAAGTGAAAATTCAGTGTAacaatgatttttttttaaatacatttttttatcaaaaaacgAAACAGATGCTACCGTCATTTAATAACATTGATTTGTGTTTAATTGTGGATGctttttatacatttcaatttacaaataaaaatttattgaaatatattgaagaagaaattttgaaaagaatAACAGCATTTGATTTATTGCAGTTatccattattttttataatttatcaaaattttgGAATGATGgtgatattaaaaatgaacttTTTGCTGttctttttatgaaaaaagtgaaaaagtATCTaaacttatatttattatataacttggatgagaaatatatattatatacaaaaaataaaaaatctttAATTGAAATATTACCTATGTTTTTTTTAGCATATGTCAAAAAAGTACATGCCGTATTCCCATATTATTTCAGTTTTAGTAAATTTCTTAtgttacaatttttatttttaaataagcatatactctttttaaaaaaaaattgtttttttaaaaattatcatcATAGGCAAGGAAAACTCTATAAATACGATACAGACGACCAACccaatttttcatatacCTTAAGCAACATCAATCGGACTATttcaaatttaatttattcatttatcgGTTATTTCTACAATATTTTAACTTTACCTTATAAAAAGGAACACAACATACTATTTGTtcgtcatttttttttgaccttaaataatatatatcaattactttatttttttaatctctTTTATCATAACAGATTGACAATTAcaaaagatgaaaaatttattatccCTCTACACAAATCTCagcttttaatttttttgtatacctatttaaattttattttagatttatattcttatttatatttaaataatgctATAAGAAGAAAGTTCAGTGATATCTTAACTGTTCATGCAAAagaaaacaacaaaaatggGAACATCCTGAAcgattcattttattttgttaaattaaaatatattaaaaaaatattttttctattaaccATTTTGGAGAATGTTGATTTAAATACAATAATGAAAGAATCGTTAGAAGGAAACAGTAAATATGTTAGTCTCATCTACGAGGATATACAAAACATAATTAACAATTCGAACACGTATTCCCATAATAcctcaatttattttaatagacAAATTATAGGCCCATACACAATTTCTGTCCTGTGCAGGTAA
- a CDS encoding hypothetical protein (conserved Plasmodium protein) produces the protein MIICKKRKEDKGRKERDKPIMNIEAELLKVLQKLKRKKIRPAHEKEKIFDSNIIEQYDDSVSDDVCSIKDVISCANGAEKEYDDDIDDDDKMRKYKDVYNNFENNVNYYLNENIERIIYSSVSSKNDKSFFTETDEETCIKPLDIIYHQLRYGNLQGEKLRRYENSMRYFKPLFLDEDDE, from the coding sequence AtgattatttgtaaaaagaGAAAGGAGGACAAGGGAAGAAAAGAAAGGGATAAACCCATAATGAATATAGAAGCTGAACTTTTAAAAGTACTGCAGaagttaaaaagaaaaaaaataaggccTGCtcatgaaaaagaaaaaatttttgattcTAATATCATAGAGCAATATGATGACAGTGTTTCTGATGACGTATGCTCAATTAAGGATGTAATAAGCTGTGCAAATGGAGCAGAAAAGGAATATGACGACGATattgatgatgatgataagATGAGAAAATACAAAGatgtttataataattttgaaaataatgtaaattacTACTtgaatgaaaatattgaaCGAATAATATACTCCTCTGTTAGtagtaaaaatgataaatccTTTTTTACCGAAACGGATGAAGAAACGTGCATTAAACCGTTAGACATTATATATCATCAATTAAGATATGGTAATTTACAGGGTGAAAAATTAAGGCGTTATGAAAACAGCATGAGATATTTTAAACCATTATTTCTCGATGAGGACGATGAGTAA